Proteins encoded within one genomic window of candidate division WOR-3 bacterium:
- the uvrB gene encoding excinuclease ABC subunit UvrB produces MAKFELVTNLVPKGDQPKAIKEIVENFRQGAKYQVLLGVTGSGKTFTMAHVIKELGLPTLVISHNKTLAAQLFGEFKSLFPHNAVEYFISYYDYYLPEAYIPETDTYIEKEADINEDIERLRLRTTSSLLSRDDVIVVASVSAIYGLGDPEDVLELYLVLEKGQEINIRDLVERLIDLQYTRNDVDLRRGNFRVRGGRIDIVPAYEDYIVRIEVPEKTIDSIKIVDILTNKVLEVRDKIVIYPAGHWVTTKSKLERAIESIKQELEERLEELYRQGKILEAQRLERRTKFDLEMLREVGYCPGIENYSRHLSGRKPGERPFCLIDYFPDEYLTIIDESHVTIPQLMAMYNGDRSRKETLVEYGFRLPSALDNRPLKFEEIEELWDKVLFVSATPAEYEIKKSNGIVVEQIIRPTGLVDPEIVVKPSSNQVEDMIEEIRNVVERGERVLISTITKRTAEDLAEYLTSLGFRVKYLHSEIDALERVEIIRGLRLGEFDVLVGVNLLREGLDLPEVSLVLITDADKTGFLRSETALIQMAGRAARNACGRVVLYADVVTEAMERAIKETNRRREIQMAYNREHNIIPQTIKKTPEEIMRTTIVADERIMKRTEEDDIEKEVAELRSMFTIYEVIEELERRMFKAASLLDFEKAAKYRDTIKQIKNELEKKEKKVAKASKRGTK; encoded by the coding sequence ATGGCAAAGTTTGAACTTGTTACGAACCTGGTGCCGAAGGGTGATCAGCCGAAGGCCATAAAGGAGATTGTCGAAAATTTTAGACAAGGGGCAAAGTATCAAGTTCTTTTAGGAGTAACGGGTTCTGGTAAAACCTTTACCATGGCTCATGTCATAAAAGAGTTGGGCCTTCCAACTCTTGTGATTTCACACAATAAAACACTCGCAGCACAATTATTCGGAGAATTTAAAAGCTTGTTCCCTCACAATGCCGTTGAATATTTCATCTCTTATTATGACTATTACCTACCTGAGGCGTATATCCCAGAAACCGACACCTATATTGAAAAAGAGGCTGATATCAATGAAGACATTGAACGTTTAAGATTGAGAACAACTTCTTCTTTGCTTTCCAGAGACGATGTGATCGTAGTAGCCAGTGTTTCGGCGATTTATGGACTTGGTGATCCTGAAGATGTGTTAGAACTTTACCTGGTTTTAGAGAAAGGACAGGAGATTAACATAAGGGACCTGGTCGAAAGGCTTATAGACCTTCAATATACACGAAACGACGTAGATTTGAGGAGAGGAAACTTTAGAGTGAGGGGTGGAAGGATAGATATTGTGCCGGCATACGAAGATTATATTGTGAGGATTGAAGTTCCTGAAAAGACCATTGATTCCATAAAAATAGTTGATATCCTGACCAACAAGGTACTGGAAGTAAGGGATAAAATCGTCATTTATCCTGCAGGACATTGGGTTACAACCAAAAGCAAGCTTGAGAGGGCAATTGAGTCAATAAAGCAAGAACTTGAAGAAAGGCTTGAAGAACTTTACAGGCAGGGAAAGATACTGGAAGCTCAGAGATTGGAAAGGAGAACGAAGTTTGACCTTGAGATGCTGAGAGAGGTTGGGTATTGTCCGGGGATTGAAAACTATTCCAGGCACTTATCAGGCAGAAAACCAGGTGAAAGACCTTTCTGTCTTATTGATTACTTCCCTGACGAGTATTTAACAATAATTGACGAATCCCATGTTACAATACCTCAGCTTATGGCTATGTACAATGGTGATAGATCGAGGAAAGAAACCCTCGTTGAGTATGGATTCAGACTGCCCAGTGCCCTGGACAACAGACCATTAAAGTTTGAAGAAATTGAAGAGCTTTGGGATAAGGTCTTATTTGTTTCCGCAACCCCCGCTGAGTACGAAATTAAGAAATCCAACGGGATAGTAGTTGAACAAATTATCAGACCCACTGGCCTCGTAGATCCGGAAATAGTAGTAAAGCCATCATCCAATCAAGTAGAGGACATGATCGAAGAGATTAGGAATGTGGTAGAACGTGGAGAAAGGGTATTGATATCGACAATCACAAAAAGAACAGCAGAAGATCTCGCAGAGTATCTTACTTCGCTGGGGTTTAGGGTAAAATACCTTCACTCAGAGATTGATGCCTTAGAAAGAGTAGAAATAATCAGGGGACTAAGATTGGGAGAATTTGATGTACTTGTAGGTGTAAACCTGCTCAGGGAAGGTCTTGACCTCCCAGAGGTATCCCTCGTTCTTATTACAGATGCAGATAAGACGGGATTTTTAAGGTCGGAGACGGCACTCATACAAATGGCAGGAAGAGCAGCGCGAAATGCCTGCGGTAGAGTAGTTCTTTACGCTGATGTGGTGACGGAAGCAATGGAGCGGGCAATTAAGGAGACTAATCGAAGAAGGGAAATACAAATGGCGTACAATCGTGAACATAATATTATACCTCAAACGATTAAGAAAACTCCGGAAGAGATTATGAGGACAACCATTGTGGCGGATGAGAGGATTATGAAGAGAACGGAAGAAGATGATATCGAAAAAGAGGTAGCTGAATTGCGCTCGATGTTCACCATATATGAGGTCATAGAGGAACTCGAAAGACGTATGTTCAAGGCTGCCAGTTTATTGGACTTCGAAAAGGCTGCAAAATATAGAGATACAATAAAGCAGATAAAAAACGAGTTAGAGAAGAAGGAGAAAAAAGTTGCAAAAGCTTCGAAAAGGGGAACAAAATAA
- a CDS encoding UvrD-helicase domain-containing protein produces the protein MDLFLGLNEKQREAVTVEGGPVLVIAGAGSGKTKVLTHRVAYLIGVKGIPPHRIFVATFTNKAADEMKERIRNLIGSDIRDLWIGTFHSLCARILRQEIERLGTYTRYFTILDREDQKKILKEVLGEIGEESSKLESLAESISRYKTGLFEAEDQYFLTLFKHYSRKLLEYNALDFDDLLLLPLRIFKEFPEVLEYYSTKFQHVLVDEYQDTNHLQYLLIKALSHIHRNVFVVGDEDQSIYSFRGADIQNILNFEKDFPDCKIIKLEQNYRSTQKILHAASTVIKNNRYRIGKTLWTSNPPGENLVIIETEDEDEEAQKVVEIIRASKRPFGDFLILYRINAQSRSLESALQRNGINYKIVGGIKFYERKEIKDILAYLKFLVNPKDDISLERILNVPPRGIGPETIKVLKEKSHELGLPLFEIIKNHQEISLNSRIHRALDNFLGLITALESKVSELSAYEMVTFLVDEIRYYDYLLRSTEPEKAQEKIENVRELIGEIKKFSEENSKSVMDYVLQISLRSDIDDYNASPDFVTLMTVHNAKGLEFPVVIITGLEESIFPHYRSKDNPLELEEERRLFHVALTRAKEKVYITFTKNRYLRKGFLEPSRFIYELPEEVIDYVGKSEAETVIEKYHFKEKKRGEFEPGDLVHHQVFGMGKVVEVYEDKIKVNFFKVGLKTLVIEYAKLERVE, from the coding sequence ATGGATTTATTCCTTGGATTAAATGAAAAACAAAGAGAAGCTGTTACCGTTGAAGGTGGACCAGTTCTTGTAATTGCAGGTGCAGGCTCGGGTAAAACGAAAGTTCTAACACATAGGGTCGCCTATTTAATAGGCGTTAAGGGAATTCCTCCTCATAGGATATTTGTTGCTACCTTTACCAATAAAGCGGCTGATGAGATGAAGGAAAGAATAAGAAACCTTATTGGCTCCGATATAAGAGACCTTTGGATAGGTACTTTTCATTCGCTTTGTGCACGCATTCTTAGGCAGGAGATTGAGAGACTTGGAACTTACACACGATACTTTACAATCTTGGATCGAGAAGATCAGAAGAAGATTTTAAAAGAGGTCCTGGGCGAGATCGGCGAAGAAAGCTCGAAACTCGAAAGTTTAGCAGAAAGCATCTCCCGTTATAAGACAGGTTTATTTGAAGCGGAAGATCAATATTTTTTAACCCTCTTCAAACACTATTCGAGAAAATTACTGGAATACAATGCCCTTGATTTCGATGACCTTCTCCTTCTTCCCTTGAGGATCTTTAAGGAATTTCCAGAAGTTCTTGAATACTACTCAACTAAATTTCAGCATGTTCTGGTAGATGAGTACCAGGATACAAACCATTTGCAGTATTTACTCATAAAGGCCCTATCTCATATTCACAGAAACGTTTTTGTTGTCGGAGATGAAGACCAGTCTATTTACTCCTTCAGAGGAGCAGACATACAAAATATTCTCAATTTTGAAAAGGATTTCCCTGATTGCAAAATTATAAAACTGGAACAAAACTACCGAAGCACTCAAAAAATATTACACGCAGCCTCCACCGTGATTAAAAACAATAGATACAGAATCGGAAAAACCTTATGGACTTCAAACCCACCAGGAGAAAATCTTGTTATAATAGAGACAGAAGACGAGGATGAGGAGGCACAAAAAGTGGTTGAAATAATTAGGGCTTCAAAACGTCCTTTTGGTGACTTTCTTATCCTTTACAGAATAAATGCCCAATCAAGGTCACTGGAATCTGCACTTCAGAGAAACGGAATTAATTATAAGATCGTTGGTGGAATAAAGTTCTACGAAAGAAAAGAGATAAAAGATATACTCGCATACCTAAAATTTCTTGTCAACCCAAAGGACGATATCTCCCTCGAGAGAATATTAAACGTTCCACCACGGGGAATAGGTCCGGAGACCATTAAAGTTCTAAAGGAAAAATCTCATGAACTCGGCTTACCACTCTTTGAAATTATTAAAAACCATCAGGAAATTTCACTGAATTCGAGGATTCACAGGGCTTTAGACAATTTTCTTGGCTTAATCACCGCCCTGGAGTCAAAGGTTTCGGAACTTAGTGCTTACGAAATGGTTACCTTTCTGGTGGACGAAATTCGTTATTATGATTACCTTCTTAGATCTACCGAACCTGAAAAGGCTCAGGAAAAGATAGAAAATGTTAGGGAACTAATTGGGGAGATTAAGAAGTTTTCTGAAGAAAACTCAAAGAGTGTAATGGATTACGTGCTTCAGATCTCCCTGCGCTCCGATATCGATGATTATAATGCATCCCCTGATTTTGTTACGTTAATGACGGTACACAATGCAAAAGGTTTAGAATTTCCAGTAGTTATAATTACCGGATTAGAAGAGTCAATTTTCCCTCACTATAGATCAAAAGATAACCCCCTCGAACTTGAAGAAGAAAGGAGGCTTTTTCATGTTGCCTTGACAAGGGCTAAAGAAAAGGTATATATTACCTTTACAAAGAATAGATACTTGCGCAAGGGTTTCCTCGAACCATCAAGGTTTATTTATGAACTGCCAGAAGAAGTAATTGATTACGTCGGAAAGTCAGAGGCTGAAACTGTCATAGAAAAATACCATTTTAAAGAAAAAAAGAGAGGTGAATTTGAACCTGGTGACTTAGTGCATCATCAAGTTTTTGGCATGGGTAAGGTAGTAGAAGTCTATGAGGATAAAATCAAAGTGAACTTTTTTAAGGTTGGTTTAAAAACATTGGTGATCGAGTATGCAAAACTTGAGAGAGTGGAATAA
- the ricT gene encoding regulatory iron-sulfur-containing complex subunit RicT, producing the protein MQKLRKGEQNNSIEISIVGGGFDVVALPYHVDFSPGSYIFLKYPEIEEEILVKVRGFSKKVADKILDRFRIAGNDEVISTMKKITKGFLFENNLRDIKIVKEDFDVGKGIITFTYTAERKVKLDKVAAALSKILHVRVEFQQIGARDLARVMGGVGVCGFEICCKRFLNKLPSITLETAKEQFIFASPDRISGICGRLRCCLRYELEYYRDLKSRFPEVGSVIETDKGPGIVTEVNYITKKIKLVFEDETEEEMYWIPTEVESGEEEEDEI; encoded by the coding sequence TTGCAAAAGCTTCGAAAAGGGGAACAAAATAATTCTATTGAAATTTCGATAGTTGGCGGTGGATTTGACGTGGTTGCATTGCCGTATCATGTGGATTTTTCCCCGGGTAGCTATATCTTTTTGAAATATCCAGAAATAGAAGAGGAGATTTTGGTAAAAGTGAGGGGGTTCTCCAAAAAGGTTGCGGATAAAATATTGGATAGGTTCAGGATTGCTGGTAACGACGAAGTTATCTCGACAATGAAAAAAATAACGAAAGGATTCCTTTTTGAGAACAATCTAAGGGATATCAAGATTGTTAAAGAAGACTTCGACGTAGGCAAGGGGATAATCACCTTCACATATACAGCTGAAAGAAAAGTTAAACTCGATAAGGTCGCAGCAGCGCTTTCAAAAATTTTGCATGTTCGTGTGGAATTTCAGCAGATAGGCGCGCGGGATCTTGCAAGGGTTATGGGTGGGGTTGGTGTTTGTGGATTTGAGATATGCTGTAAAAGGTTTCTAAATAAACTCCCCTCGATCACACTCGAGACTGCAAAGGAACAGTTCATCTTTGCCTCCCCCGACAGGATTTCGGGTATATGCGGAAGGTTAAGATGTTGTTTAAGGTACGAACTCGAATACTATCGAGATCTTAAATCAAGATTTCCAGAGGTGGGAAGCGTTATTGAAACTGACAAAGGACCTGGCATAGTAACGGAAGTAAACTACATTACAAAGAAAATAAAGCTTGTTTTTGAGGATGAAACTGAGGAAGAAATGTACTGGATACCTACGGAAGTAGAGAGTGGTGAGGAAGAAGAGGATGAAATTTAA
- the kdsA gene encoding 3-deoxy-8-phosphooctulonate synthase: MTKVIEVGNVKIGGNNPIVLIAGPCVIESEEITLKTAERIKKITEKLKIPFIFKSSYAKDNRSSVEYYYGPGVEKGIKILEKVKKEFNIPVLSDVHYPDEVPVAAEVLDVIQIPAFLCMQTRLTLEIAKTGKVVNVKKGQFLAPQDIKNVVKKIESTGNTKILLTERGTFFGYHNLIVDMRSMKIMRDTGYPVIFDVTHTVRVYGIPSKDPRGGNPEFIFPLARAGVSIGIDGIFIETHPEPQNALSDASSMLPLNQLESLLIQIKRIDEMVKEFLREDYR, translated from the coding sequence ATGACAAAAGTCATTGAGGTTGGTAATGTAAAAATAGGCGGAAACAATCCAATTGTCTTGATAGCAGGACCATGTGTGATTGAAAGCGAAGAGATAACTCTCAAGACCGCAGAGAGGATCAAAAAAATCACCGAGAAATTAAAAATACCATTCATATTCAAGTCCTCGTACGCTAAGGACAACAGATCCTCTGTAGAATACTACTATGGTCCTGGTGTCGAAAAGGGCATAAAAATCCTCGAAAAAGTAAAAAAAGAATTTAACATCCCCGTTTTATCTGATGTGCATTACCCTGATGAGGTACCGGTTGCTGCTGAAGTCCTTGATGTTATCCAGATTCCCGCCTTTCTATGCATGCAGACGAGGTTAACCTTAGAAATCGCAAAGACGGGAAAAGTGGTCAATGTGAAAAAGGGTCAATTTCTTGCTCCACAGGATATAAAAAATGTGGTAAAAAAAATTGAAAGTACGGGAAATACAAAAATCTTACTTACCGAAAGAGGAACCTTTTTTGGCTATCACAATCTCATTGTAGATATGCGATCAATGAAGATAATGCGGGATACCGGCTATCCGGTTATCTTTGACGTCACTCATACTGTAAGAGTTTATGGAATCCCCTCTAAGGACCCGAGAGGTGGAAATCCCGAATTTATATTCCCCCTTGCACGGGCAGGGGTTTCCATAGGCATTGACGGGATATTTATTGAAACACACCCAGAACCTCAGAATGCTTTATCAGATGCTTCAAGTATGCTGCCCCTTAATCAACTTGAATCGCTCCTCATACAGATCAAACGGATCGACGAGATGGTTAAGGAGTTTCTCCGCGAGGATTATCGCTGA
- a CDS encoding ATP-dependent 6-phosphofructokinase: protein MAIKKVGLLTGGGDAPGMNACLRFLIKGLIDENYEVFGIYKGFKGIIEKNYQKLSKKDAGGIIQKGGTILGTSRYPDFVKKEVQKMAVKNLEEMGIDAIIIVGGEGSMHGAHALSQMGMKVIGIPASIDNDIYGTDETIGADTALNTIVKSVDIIKDTASSLDRAFIIEVMGHTSGYLALNSSVTTGAEACFIPEYETDIDEVVKRLNQRFIEGRSNSIIIVAEGYSSGYKVKELLEKKGVKYELRVTVLGHLQRGGSPTFRDRKLALEFAAHAIELIKKEKFGVMVAKKDSLVTEIPLEEVVSHKKTLDESLLKMMDTIKWED, encoded by the coding sequence ATGGCCATAAAGAAAGTAGGTCTATTAACTGGGGGCGGTGATGCTCCCGGCATGAATGCGTGCCTTAGATTTTTAATCAAAGGCCTTATTGACGAGAACTACGAGGTTTTTGGCATCTACAAGGGCTTCAAAGGTATAATTGAAAAGAATTACCAGAAACTCTCTAAAAAAGATGCGGGTGGTATAATTCAAAAAGGTGGGACTATTCTTGGTACTTCGAGATATCCTGATTTCGTAAAGAAAGAAGTTCAAAAGATGGCGGTAAAAAATCTCGAGGAAATGGGAATAGATGCAATCATAATTGTTGGCGGAGAAGGTTCTATGCACGGAGCACACGCGCTAAGTCAAATGGGTATGAAGGTCATCGGGATACCTGCCTCAATTGATAATGACATCTATGGAACCGATGAGACCATCGGCGCAGACACAGCACTAAATACCATTGTAAAATCCGTTGATATAATAAAGGATACCGCGTCTTCCCTTGACCGAGCTTTTATCATAGAGGTAATGGGGCACACTTCAGGCTACTTGGCTCTAAATTCCTCTGTTACAACCGGAGCAGAGGCTTGCTTCATACCGGAATACGAAACAGATATTGATGAAGTAGTAAAGAGGTTGAACCAGAGATTCATTGAAGGTAGATCCAATTCCATTATCATTGTAGCTGAAGGATACAGCTCAGGTTACAAGGTCAAGGAATTGCTTGAAAAGAAAGGGGTAAAATATGAGTTGAGGGTCACCGTTTTAGGCCACCTGCAAAGGGGAGGTTCTCCTACTTTCAGAGATAGGAAGCTTGCTCTTGAATTTGCAGCTCACGCCATCGAGTTAATTAAAAAAGAAAAATTTGGGGTTATGGTCGCGAAAAAGGATAGCTTAGTTACTGAAATTCCACTCGAAGAAGTGGTCTCTCATAAGAAAACCCTCGACGAATCCCTGCTAAAAATGATGGATACTATAAAGTGGGAGGATTAA
- a CDS encoding PASTA domain-containing protein, translating into MKFKEAFKKFESSKVGKIFFTILFTGLFLLIYSLILAIFVDRVILEKYVGSRKTTEVPYLAGLKVEESIKILSERKLKWNMVGSGKYVWKTEPPSGMLVKEGRIIHLYLSDNPRGETP; encoded by the coding sequence ATGAAATTTAAAGAAGCCTTTAAGAAATTCGAAAGTAGCAAAGTGGGCAAGATCTTTTTTACGATCCTTTTTACTGGTCTATTCCTGCTAATTTATTCGCTAATACTTGCTATTTTTGTTGACCGGGTAATTCTTGAAAAATATGTGGGTTCGCGGAAAACTACTGAAGTGCCATATTTAGCAGGTCTTAAGGTAGAAGAAAGCATAAAAATACTGAGTGAGAGAAAACTTAAATGGAATATGGTTGGTTCAGGTAAGTATGTTTGGAAAACGGAGCCTCCCTCAGGGATGCTCGTCAAAGAAGGCCGGATAATTCACCTTTATCTCAGCGATAATCCTCGCGGAGAAACTCCTTAA
- a CDS encoding YitT family protein, producing MQNLREWNKSLFLKINWADVAVITLGTLITSVGIVLFLAPNKIAAGGVSGISIILFHLFHFPIGLTMLIINAILFVIAFVLLGSEFGLKSIYATVMLSVFVDLLEYLLPKSLYINDLVIATLFGDLLTGFGIALVVSRGASTGGTDIVAMIIKKYTNIDMGKALMVIDFTITLFAGIFFGKIIGMYSLLAVIINTNTIDYVLEGITTSFQAFIISKEHEAIKERILKEIGRGVTLIRAIGGFTGEERLALWVILKSPREIVKLKEIVKEEDPTAFVTITHVREVLGKGFKRISSSF from the coding sequence ATGCAAAACTTGAGAGAGTGGAATAAAAGTCTATTTCTGAAAATAAACTGGGCGGATGTCGCCGTCATTACCCTCGGGACACTCATTACCTCCGTTGGGATCGTTCTATTCCTGGCACCTAACAAGATCGCAGCAGGTGGGGTGTCAGGTATAAGCATTATATTATTTCACCTTTTCCACTTTCCAATAGGACTCACAATGCTCATAATAAATGCTATTCTGTTTGTAATCGCCTTTGTACTCCTTGGAAGTGAATTCGGATTGAAAAGCATTTATGCCACAGTCATGCTAAGTGTATTCGTCGATTTACTGGAGTACCTTCTTCCAAAGTCCTTGTATATTAATGACCTTGTGATAGCAACACTCTTTGGTGATCTCTTAACGGGATTTGGGATTGCCCTGGTCGTTTCGAGGGGGGCTTCCACCGGTGGAACCGATATTGTGGCAATGATCATTAAGAAATACACCAACATCGATATGGGAAAAGCTCTTATGGTAATAGATTTCACTATCACTCTCTTTGCAGGAATCTTCTTTGGTAAGATAATTGGGATGTATTCGCTCCTCGCCGTCATTATAAATACGAACACCATTGATTACGTTCTTGAAGGTATAACTACGTCCTTCCAGGCCTTCATAATATCAAAGGAGCACGAGGCCATTAAAGAAAGGATATTAAAGGAGATAGGACGAGGAGTAACTTTGATAAGAGCGATAGGTGGTTTTACCGGTGAAGAGCGACTTGCCCTATGGGTTATTTTAAAATCTCCAAGGGAAATAGTGAAACTTAAGGAGATAGTTAAAGAAGAGGACCCCACGGCCTTTGTTACAATAACTCACGTCCGTGAGGTCCTCGGAAAGGGATTTAAAAGAATTTCAAGTTCATTCTAA
- a CDS encoding DUF6754 domain-containing protein, with product MLLKTILFMLFLSPPRVFSPDGTGKKLTIVLDIPDTIRPQITTLNLVRKCSDGKIDTLDILPFLKAYTDNSLSHKKDYRYKILAYSNGNLIFESEWSEYTRPTAKWFDKDKLPLFIAMMLFTIIMIYYIAQARANKPLYLRPIAGLEAVNEAIGRATEMGRPIIYVNGLTGISDIATIAALNILSHVTKRAGQFETRIVVPCYDPVVYTIAREIVKEAYTTIGRPDLFNPDDVYFATDSQFGYAAHVAARMVREQSATNFFMGYYYAESLILSETGASTGAIQVAGTDSVAQLPFFVVTCDYTLIGEELYAASAYLSREPLLTGTIKAQDLAKLLLVVVMVLLSILSLFKVNITLGLF from the coding sequence ATGCTTTTAAAAACTATCCTTTTTATGCTATTCCTGTCACCACCAAGGGTCTTTAGCCCTGATGGAACAGGTAAAAAACTCACTATAGTACTGGATATACCTGATACAATTCGACCTCAAATTACTACTCTAAATCTTGTGAGAAAATGTAGCGATGGAAAGATTGATACTTTAGATATTTTACCATTTCTAAAGGCGTATACAGATAATAGCCTCAGCCACAAAAAGGATTACCGGTATAAGATCCTTGCTTATTCCAATGGGAATCTCATCTTTGAAAGTGAGTGGAGTGAATATACCAGGCCTACCGCAAAGTGGTTTGACAAGGACAAACTCCCGCTATTTATAGCAATGATGCTATTTACAATTATTATGATTTATTACATTGCACAGGCAAGGGCAAACAAACCGCTTTATCTACGACCAATAGCGGGATTAGAGGCTGTGAATGAGGCAATTGGACGTGCCACGGAAATGGGTAGGCCTATAATTTATGTAAACGGATTGACGGGCATTTCAGATATTGCTACCATTGCAGCCCTCAATATTCTCTCGCATGTGACGAAGAGGGCAGGTCAATTTGAGACAAGAATAGTCGTACCATGTTACGACCCCGTCGTTTACACCATAGCGAGAGAAATAGTGAAGGAAGCATACACAACGATTGGCAGGCCAGACTTATTTAATCCTGATGATGTTTATTTTGCCACTGATAGCCAGTTTGGTTACGCAGCCCATGTTGCTGCAAGGATGGTAAGGGAGCAAAGTGCTACTAACTTCTTTATGGGATATTACTATGCGGAATCCCTAATTCTATCCGAAACTGGCGCCTCAACGGGGGCTATTCAGGTTGCAGGTACGGATTCGGTTGCTCAGTTGCCATTCTTTGTCGTTACCTGTGACTATACACTAATCGGTGAGGAGCTTTACGCAGCAAGCGCATATTTATCAAGGGAACCTCTTCTCACAGGTACTATTAAAGCCCAGGACCTCGCTAAGTTACTTCTGGTTGTCGTCATGGTTTTGCTAAGTATATTAAGCCTTTTTAAAGTGAATATCACCTTAGGTTTGTTCTAA
- the fba gene encoding class II fructose-1,6-bisphosphate aldolase yields the protein MPLLSMKDLLLEADRQGYAVGAFNINNMEFFQAIMEAAEEERSPVIIAVSEGAINYAGIEFIEAIVNAGVKRYKVPFALHLDHGKDFQKILLAIRHGFTSIMIDASDKPFEENVRITQEVIKIARPLNITVEAELGRLLGKEEEVESKVAIYTEPEDAVKFVELTNCDALAIACGTSHGAYKFKGEPKLDIERIKKIKELVKIPLVLHGASGVSEEMVNEANSLGFNLSGAKGVPDHEIKLAITAGIRKINIDTDLRISYLIGFMKKIKENPSDIDPRTHLKEARLRVKEKVKEKIRLFGSQGKA from the coding sequence ATGCCACTTTTATCAATGAAAGACCTTCTTTTAGAAGCAGACAGACAGGGTTATGCCGTTGGGGCTTTCAACATAAATAACATGGAGTTTTTCCAAGCAATCATGGAAGCTGCTGAAGAAGAGAGATCACCGGTTATTATCGCCGTTTCTGAGGGCGCTATTAATTATGCGGGGATAGAGTTCATTGAGGCCATTGTAAATGCAGGGGTGAAAAGGTATAAAGTACCCTTTGCTCTCCATCTTGACCACGGTAAGGATTTTCAAAAAATCCTTCTTGCAATCAGGCATGGTTTTACATCAATTATGATTGATGCTTCTGACAAGCCCTTCGAAGAAAATGTTAGAATTACCCAGGAAGTAATTAAAATTGCAAGACCACTCAATATTACTGTTGAAGCAGAACTCGGGCGCCTACTGGGAAAGGAGGAAGAGGTCGAAAGTAAAGTAGCAATTTACACCGAACCTGAAGATGCAGTTAAATTTGTTGAACTGACAAATTGTGATGCCCTTGCCATCGCTTGTGGAACATCCCATGGGGCCTATAAATTTAAAGGTGAACCTAAGCTGGATATTGAAAGAATCAAAAAAATCAAAGAGCTCGTGAAGATCCCTTTAGTTTTACATGGCGCCTCTGGAGTATCTGAGGAAATGGTAAATGAGGCCAATTCCCTCGGTTTTAACCTTTCAGGAGCGAAGGGCGTACCGGATCACGAAATAAAGCTCGCCATTACAGCGGGGATAAGAAAAATTAACATCGATACCGACCTAAGAATCAGCTACCTCATAGGATTTATGAAAAAGATCAAAGAAAATCCTTCGGATATTGACCCAAGAACTCATCTAAAAGAGGCAAGGCTAAGAGTTAAAGAAAAAGTTAAAGAAAAAATCAGGTTGTTTGGCTCTCAGGGAAAGGCTTAA